The following are from one region of the Vitis riparia cultivar Riparia Gloire de Montpellier isolate 1030 chromosome 14, EGFV_Vit.rip_1.0, whole genome shotgun sequence genome:
- the LOC117930380 gene encoding DELLA protein GAI-like, translating to MKRDLLDGRGGGGGGGGGGKGEEGSSMVSAKGKMWDDGQQQDAGMDELLAVLGYNVRSSDMVDVAQKLEQLEMVMGNAQEDGISHLSSGTVHYNPSDLSGWVQSMLTELNPPSSAFASSSQQTPIDDPLLAPSESSTITTLDFSGSRQQSEHQSRIYNDNSDYDLSAIPGVAVYRRPDQQGDGEKSSKRMKTASSSSSSSTQQVQENGLASVAESTRPVVVVDSQETGVRLVHTLMACADAVQQNNMKLADALVKHIGLLAASQAGAMRKVATYFAEALARRIYRIYPQDSLESSYSDILQMHFYEACPYLKFAHFTANQAILEAFAGANRVHVIDFGLKQGMQWPALMQALALRPGGPPAFRLTGIGPPQPDNTDPLQQVGLKLAQLADTIGVEFEFRGFVANSLADLEPSMLQIRPPEVEAVAVNSVLELHRLLARPGAIEKVLSSIKAMKPKIVTVVEQEASHNGPVFLDRFTEALHYYSNLFDSLEGCGVSPPSSQDLMMSEIYLGRQICNVVACEGAERVERHETLSQWRSRMGSAGFDPVHLGSNAFKQASMLLALFAGGDGYRVEENNGCLMLGWHTRPLIATSAWQLNSNFNPPPPLPPPLLILSDIGSGWQRPFTTLSFPPESL from the coding sequence ATGAAGAGAGACCTCCTAGACGGTCgtgggggagggggagggggcgGCGGCGGCGGCAAAGGTGAAGAGGGGTCGTCTATGGTCTCTGCAAAGGGGAAGATGTGGGACGATGGGCAGCAGCAAGATGCGGGCATGGACGAGCTCTTGGCTGTTTTGGGTTACAATGTTCGGTCGTCGGACATGGTGGACGTGGCTCAGAAGCTGGAGCAGCTTGAGATGGTTATGGGTAATGCTCAGGAGGATGGGATTTCTCATCTCTCCTCTGGGACTGTTCATTATAACCCCTCCGATCTTTCCGGTTGGGTTCAGTCCATGCTTACTGAGCTCAATCCTCCCTCCTCTGCTTTCGCTTCCTCCTCACAGCAAACCCCCATCGACGATCCTCTCCTTGCTCCCTCCGAGTCCTCTACTATCACCACCCTTGATTTCTCCGGCTCGCGGCAGCAGTCGGAGCACCAGTCTCGCATCTATAACGACAACTCCGACTACGATCTCAGTGCGATTCCGGGCGTTGCCGTGTATCGGCGACCGGACCAACAGGGGGATGGGGAGAAGAGCAGCAAGCGGATGAAAACGGCGTCGTCGTCGTCTTCGTCATCGACGCAACAAGTACAGGAGAATGGGTTGGCAAGTGTCGCCGAGTCGACTCGGCCGGTTGTAGTGGTGGACTCGCAGGAAACGGGTGTGCGACTGGTTCACACCTTGATGGCTTGTGCAGACGCGGTTCAACAGAACAATATGAAGTTGGCAGATGCACTGGTGAAGCACATAGGCCTGCTGGCGGCGTCCCAAGCTGGCGCTATGAGAAAGGTCGCCACCTACTTCGCAGAAGCTCTGGCTCGTCGAATCTACAGAATCTACCCTCAAGACTCTCTGGAATCGTCTTACTCGGATATTCTCCAGATGCACTTCTATGAGGCTTGCCCCTACCTCAAATTCGCCCACTTCACAGCCAATCAAGCCATCCTCGAGGCCTTCGCCGGCGCCAACAGAGTTCATGTCATCGATTTCGGCCTGAAACAGGGGATGCAATGGCCGGCTCTTATGCAGGCCCTAGCATTGCGCCCTGGTGGCCCACCGGCCTTTCGACTCACTGGAATTGGCCCTCCGCAGCCGGACAATACCGACCCGTTGCAGCAAGTGGGATTGAAGCTGGCCCAATTGGCTGATACCATAGGCGTTGAGTTCGAATTCAGGGGATTCGTGGCGAACAGCTTGGCGGATCTGGAGCCATCCATGCTCCAAATCCGGCCGCCAGAGGTGGAGGCCGTGGCGGTGAACTCCGTGCTGGAGCTGCATCGCCTGCTGGCTCGACCGGGGGCCATCGAGAAGGTGTTGTCGTCTATCAAAGCCATGAAGCCGAAAATCGTGACGGTGGTGGAGCAAGAGGCGAGCCACAACGGGCCAGTGTTTCTGGACAGATTCACGGAGGCGCTGCACTACTACTCGAACCTGTTCGACTCACTGGAAGGGTGCGGGGTTTCGCCACCGAGTAGCCAAGACCTGATGATGTCGGAGATATACCTGGGGCGGCAGATATGCAACGTGGTGGCGTGTGAAGGAGCGGAACGGGTTGAGAGGCACGAGACACTGAGTCAGTGGAGGAGTCGGATGGGCTCAGCAGGGTTCGACCCGGTTCACCTGGGCTCCAACGCCTTCAAGCAGGCGAGCATGCTGTTGGCTTTATTCGCGGGTGGGGACGGGTACAGAGTGGAAGAAAATAATGGGTGTCTGATGCTTGGCTGGCACACTCGTCCCCTCATCGCCACCTCCGCATGGCAACTCAACTCCAACTTCAACCCACCTCCACCTCTGCCTCCACCTCTGCTCATTCTCAGTGACATTGGGTCTGGATGGCAACGCCCTTTTACTACTCTTTCTTTCCCTCCTGAGTCTCTCTGA